In Fusobacterium canifelinum, a genomic segment contains:
- a CDS encoding AAA family ATPase yields MEIFIKNIGKVKEANIKIDGITVIAGENDTGKSTISKSLFTVFNSFYNIKKKITEQQKDIIKFTIARNFPYNLELVKSITLNDIFGDTFNVNQLVNDIIKNFETYKYDDINLKNKIVENFKKYDLNLTKDDDINEIIQKIKEILNIPNSETEKSILNENLNNEFNKQINNIFLGEEGIIELKIKDKRIKLKLFENKVEKIENTPRINISTEALYLDDPFIIDSNFYNKPSNHKEFLRYRLFSKVDDKTNNLEKIIISKKFENIYKKLNSVCSGNMIESNKNTNDFSYRFNNKELDIKNLSAGLKTFVILKTLLEKGILEENGVIILDEPEIHLHPAWQVIFAELIVLIQKEFNMHILLNTHSPYFLNAIEIYADKHSIKEKCNFYSAYLSEQFSEFKDVTDNIEEIYYKLARPFQDLENERYSDD; encoded by the coding sequence ATGGAAATTTTTATAAAAAATATTGGAAAAGTTAAAGAAGCTAATATTAAAATTGATGGGATAACTGTGATAGCTGGAGAAAATGATACTGGAAAAAGTACCATAAGCAAATCTTTATTTACAGTATTTAACTCATTTTACAATATCAAAAAAAAAATAACTGAACAACAAAAAGACATTATAAAATTTACAATAGCTAGAAATTTTCCTTATAATTTAGAGTTAGTAAAAAGTATCACTCTCAATGATATTTTTGGAGATACTTTTAATGTTAACCAACTTGTAAATGACATTATAAAAAACTTTGAAACATATAAATATGATGATATAAATTTAAAAAACAAAATAGTTGAAAATTTTAAAAAGTATGATTTAAATTTAACAAAAGATGATGACATTAATGAAATAATTCAGAAAATTAAAGAAATCTTAAATATCCCTAATTCTGAAACTGAAAAATCAATATTAAATGAAAATTTAAATAACGAATTTAACAAACAAATTAACAATATATTTTTAGGTGAAGAAGGAATAATTGAACTTAAGATAAAAGATAAAAGGATTAAACTTAAACTATTCGAAAATAAAGTAGAAAAAATTGAAAATACTCCTAGAATTAATATTAGTACAGAAGCTTTATATTTAGATGACCCTTTTATTATTGATAGTAATTTTTATAATAAGCCATCTAATCATAAAGAATTTTTAAGATATAGACTATTCTCCAAAGTAGATGATAAAACTAATAATCTTGAAAAAATCATTATATCCAAAAAATTTGAAAATATTTACAAAAAATTAAATAGTGTATGTTCTGGAAATATGATTGAATCTAATAAAAATACTAATGATTTTTCTTATAGATTTAATAATAAAGAACTAGATATTAAAAATTTATCTGCTGGATTAAAAACATTTGTAATCTTAAAAACTTTACTAGAAAAAGGTATTTTAGAAGAAAATGGAGTTATCATTTTAGATGAACCTGAAATTCATTTACACCCTGCTTGGCAAGTTATTTTTGCTGAACTAATTGTACTTATACAAAAAGAATTTAATATGCATATATTATTAAATACTCATAGTCCATATTTTTTAAATGCTATTGAGATCTATGCTGATAAACATAGTATTAAAGAAAAATGTAATTTTTATTCTGCTTATCTATCAGAACAATTTTCTGAATTCAAAGATGTTACAGATAATATAGAGGAAATATATTATAAATTAGCAAGACCCTTTCAAGATTTAGAAAATGAGAGGTACTCTGATGATTAA
- the rlmD gene encoding 23S rRNA (uracil(1939)-C(5))-methyltransferase RlmD gives MLKVSDIIQIKIDKIVFGGEGLGYYNGFAVFVPMSIPEDELEIEIISVKKTYARGLIKNIIKASPERIDSHKFTFEDFYGCDFAMLKYESQLKYKRLMVEEVMRKIAGLPDIKISDVLESEDVYNYRNKIIEPFSVYANKIITGFFRRKSHEVFEVDENILNSKLGNRIIKELKEILNKNKISVYNEITHKGLLRNIMIRTNSNNEAMVVLIINSNKITENIKKLLFKLRENIEEIESIYISLNSKKTNTVIGENNVFIYGEESIKENINGIEFHISPTSFFQINVKQAKRLYDIAISFFDNIDNKYIVDAYSGTGTIGMIMAKKAKKVYAIEIVKSASEDGEKTAKENGIENIEFINGPVEKGLVNLINNNKRIDTIIFDPPRKGLEASIIDKVAELNLKEVVYISCNPSTFARDVKLFSEKGYVLKKLQSVDMFPQTSHIECVGLIEKCVI, from the coding sequence ATGTTAAAAGTATCTGATATTATACAAATAAAAATTGATAAAATAGTCTTTGGTGGAGAAGGACTAGGATATTATAATGGTTTTGCTGTTTTTGTTCCTATGTCTATACCTGAAGATGAACTTGAAATTGAAATAATTTCTGTAAAAAAAACTTATGCTAGAGGTTTAATTAAAAATATTATCAAGGCCTCACCTGAAAGAATAGACAGTCATAAATTTACTTTTGAAGATTTCTATGGCTGTGATTTTGCTATGCTTAAATATGAAAGTCAATTAAAATATAAAAGACTTATGGTTGAAGAAGTTATGAGAAAAATTGCAGGACTTCCTGACATTAAAATTTCTGATGTCCTAGAAAGTGAAGATGTATATAATTATAGAAATAAAATTATTGAGCCATTTTCTGTTTATGCTAACAAGATTATTACAGGTTTCTTTAGAAGAAAAAGCCATGAAGTTTTTGAAGTTGACGAAAATATTTTAAATTCTAAATTAGGAAATAGAATTATAAAGGAATTAAAAGAAATTTTAAATAAAAATAAAATTTCTGTCTACAACGAAATTACTCATAAAGGACTTTTAAGAAATATAATGATAAGAACAAATTCTAATAATGAAGCTATGGTTGTTCTTATTATCAATTCTAATAAAATTACTGAAAATATTAAAAAATTATTGTTTAAATTAAGAGAAAATATAGAAGAAATAGAATCTATCTATATTTCTTTAAATTCTAAAAAGACAAATACTGTCATCGGAGAAAACAATGTTTTTATCTACGGCGAAGAATCTATTAAAGAAAATATAAATGGAATAGAATTTCATATATCCCCTACTTCATTTTTCCAAATAAATGTAAAACAAGCTAAAAGATTATATGATATAGCAATAAGTTTCTTTGACAATATAGATAATAAATATATAGTAGATGCCTATTCAGGTACTGGAACTATTGGAATGATAATGGCAAAGAAAGCTAAAAAAGTCTATGCTATTGAGATAGTAAAATCTGCTAGTGAGGATGGAGAGAAAACTGCTAAAGAAAATGGAATAGAAAATATTGAGTTTATTAATGGTCCTGTTGAAAAAGGATTAGTTAATCTTATAAATAACAATAAAAGAATAGATACTATTATATTTGACCCTCCAAGAAAGGGACTAGAGGCTTCTATCATAGATAAGGTTGCTGAACTTAATTTAAAAGAAGTTGTTTATATCTCTTGTAATCCTTCAACTTTTGCAAGAGATGTGAAGCTATTTTCTGAAAAGGGCTATGTTTTAAAGAAATTACAATCTGTGGATATGTTCCCACAAACTAGCCATATTGAATGTGTGGGATTGATAGAAAAATGTGTGATATAA
- the pnp gene encoding polyribonucleotide nucleotidyltransferase has product MFDEKIMELELAGRTLKVSTGKISRQSSGAIVIQYGDTVLLSTANRSKEARKGADFFPLTVDYIEKFYSTGKFPGGFNKREGRPSTNATLVARLIDRPIRPMFPDGFNYDVHIVNTVLSYDEINIPDYLGVIGSSLALMISDIPFLGPVASVIVGYKNGEFILNPSPKELEESELDLIVAGTKEAVNMVEAGAKELDEETMLKAIMFAHENIKKICEFQEEFSKLYGKENIEFEKPEVLPLVKNFIDTNGHERLQKAVLTTGKKNREDAVDSLEEELLEKFIQENYPDVPEEELPEDVILEFKTYYHDLMKKLVREAILYHKHRVDGRTTTEIRPLDAQINVLPIPHGSALFTRGETQSLAITTLGTKEDEQLIDDLEKEYYKKFYLHYNFPPYSVGEVGRMGSPGRRELGHGSLAERALRYVIPTEEEFPYTIRVVSEITESNGSSSQASICGGSLSLMSAGVPIKEHVAGIAMGLIKEGEEFTVLTDIMGLEDHLGDMDFKVAGTKSGITALQMDIKITGITEEIMRIALNQAHQARIQILEVMNNTISKPAELKSNVPRIQQITIPKDKIAALIGPGGKNIKGIIEQTGATVDITDDGLVSVFAKDADTLEKTLKLVDSFVREVEYNEVYEGRVVSIMKFGAFMEILPGKEGLLHISEISPERVEKVEDVLSVGDVFNVRVISMEGGKISLSKKKV; this is encoded by the coding sequence ATGTTTGACGAAAAAATTATGGAGCTAGAGCTTGCTGGAAGAACTTTAAAAGTTTCAACTGGTAAAATTTCTAGACAATCTAGTGGAGCTATTGTAATTCAATATGGAGATACAGTTCTTCTATCTACTGCTAACCGTAGTAAAGAAGCAAGAAAAGGTGCTGACTTTTTCCCATTAACTGTTGACTATATAGAAAAATTTTATTCAACTGGTAAATTCCCTGGTGGATTTAACAAAAGAGAAGGAAGACCTTCAACAAATGCTACATTGGTAGCAAGACTTATTGATAGACCAATAAGACCAATGTTTCCAGATGGTTTTAACTATGATGTACATATAGTTAATACTGTTCTGTCTTATGATGAAATAAATATTCCTGATTATTTAGGTGTAATTGGTTCATCTCTTGCACTTATGATTTCTGATATTCCATTCTTAGGACCTGTTGCAAGTGTAATAGTTGGATACAAAAATGGAGAATTTATTTTAAATCCTTCTCCAAAAGAATTGGAAGAAAGTGAACTTGATTTAATTGTTGCAGGAACAAAAGAAGCTGTAAACATGGTTGAAGCAGGAGCAAAAGAACTAGATGAAGAAACTATGTTAAAAGCAATTATGTTTGCACATGAAAATATTAAAAAGATTTGTGAATTCCAAGAAGAATTTTCTAAATTATATGGAAAAGAAAATATAGAATTTGAAAAACCAGAAGTATTACCTCTTGTTAAAAATTTCATAGACACTAATGGACATGAAAGATTACAAAAAGCTGTTTTAACTACTGGTAAGAAAAATAGAGAAGATGCTGTTGATTCATTAGAAGAAGAATTGTTGGAAAAATTCATCCAAGAAAACTATCCTGATGTTCCTGAAGAAGAATTACCAGAAGATGTAATATTAGAATTTAAAACTTACTATCATGATTTAATGAAAAAATTAGTTAGAGAGGCTATTTTATATCATAAACATAGAGTTGATGGAAGAACAACAACTGAAATAAGACCATTAGATGCTCAAATAAATGTATTACCTATTCCTCATGGTTCAGCATTATTTACAAGAGGAGAAACTCAATCTCTTGCAATTACAACATTGGGAACTAAAGAAGATGAGCAATTAATAGATGACTTAGAAAAAGAGTATTATAAAAAATTCTATTTACACTATAACTTCCCTCCATATTCAGTTGGAGAAGTTGGAAGAATGGGTTCACCTGGAAGAAGAGAATTAGGACATGGTTCACTTGCTGAAAGAGCTTTAAGATATGTGATTCCTACTGAAGAAGAATTCCCTTACACTATAAGAGTTGTTTCTGAAATAACTGAATCTAATGGTTCATCTTCGCAAGCTTCTATCTGTGGTGGTTCTTTATCACTCATGTCAGCTGGTGTTCCTATAAAAGAACATGTTGCTGGTATAGCAATGGGACTTATTAAAGAAGGAGAAGAATTTACAGTTCTAACAGATATAATGGGACTTGAAGACCACTTAGGAGATATGGACTTCAAGGTTGCTGGTACAAAATCTGGAATCACAGCTTTACAAATGGATATTAAAATTACAGGTATAACTGAAGAAATTATGAGAATTGCTTTAAATCAAGCTCATCAAGCTAGAATTCAAATATTGGAAGTTATGAATAATACAATTTCTAAACCTGCTGAATTAAAATCTAATGTGCCTAGAATACAACAAATTACTATTCCAAAAGATAAGATTGCAGCTCTTATTGGACCAGGTGGAAAAAATATTAAAGGTATCATAGAACAAACAGGAGCTACTGTTGATATAACTGATGATGGACTTGTATCTGTTTTTGCAAAAGATGCTGATACATTAGAAAAAACTTTAAAACTTGTAGATTCTTTTGTAAGAGAAGTTGAATACAATGAAGTTTATGAAGGACGTGTAGTTTCTATAATGAAATTTGGTGCATTTATGGAAATTTTACCTGGTAAAGAAGGTTTACTACACATTTCTGAAATTTCACCAGAAAGAGTTGAAAAAGTTGAAGATGTACTTTCAGTTGGAGATGTATTTAATGTAAGAGTTATTTCTATGGAAGGTGGAAAAATCTCTTTAAGCAAAAAGAAGGTTTAA
- a CDS encoding aldose epimerase family protein has protein sequence MEEIKVYTLENKFLKVEFLNLGAIIKKIEFKDKNVVLGYEDIEKYRENPAYLGAVIGRTAGRIKDGLLKLDDTEYQLDKNNNGNTLHGGKKSISHRFWNVENIKNGLCFSIKSTNLDNGYPANIEIKVSYTLNNNELLIKYFATADNLTYLNLTNHSYFNLSGDSDNTIYKDILKINSNYLIGIDENSIPYKTVNLDNNIFDFREDKKLEEFFKADDEQKTIANNGVDHPYVFNEKIGKLEIKNLESGIKMSVETNNPAVVIYTANYLQDIGFKKHSAICFETQEVPNLYRDKNINVYPTFIDKNTNYEKYAKFIFENIN, from the coding sequence ATGGAAGAAATAAAAGTATATACACTTGAAAATAAATTTTTAAAAGTTGAATTTTTAAATTTAGGAGCTATTATTAAAAAAATAGAATTTAAAGATAAAAATGTTGTTCTTGGTTATGAAGATATTGAAAAATATAGAGAAAATCCTGCTTATTTGGGAGCAGTAATAGGAAGAACAGCTGGAAGAATAAAAGACGGTTTATTGAAGCTAGATGATACTGAGTATCAATTAGATAAAAATAATAATGGAAATACCTTACATGGTGGAAAAAAATCTATCAGTCATAGATTTTGGAATGTTGAAAATATTAAAAATGGACTATGTTTTTCTATAAAAAGCACTAATTTAGATAATGGTTATCCTGCAAATATAGAAATAAAAGTTAGTTATACTTTAAATAATAATGAACTTTTAATAAAATATTTTGCTACAGCTGATAACTTAACTTATTTAAATTTAACTAACCATAGTTATTTTAATTTAAGTGGAGATTCTGATAACACCATCTATAAGGATATTTTAAAAATAAATTCTAATTACTTGATAGGAATAGATGAAAATTCTATTCCTTATAAAACTGTAAATTTAGATAATAATATTTTTGATTTTAGAGAAGATAAAAAATTAGAAGAATTTTTCAAAGCAGATGATGAGCAAAAAACTATTGCTAATAATGGTGTTGATCACCCTTATGTTTTCAATGAAAAAATTGGAAAATTAGAAATTAAAAATCTTGAAAGTGGTATTAAAATGTCAGTTGAAACAAATAATCCAGCTGTTGTAATCTATACTGCTAACTATTTACAAGATATAGGATTTAAAAAACATTCTGCTATTTGTTTTGAAACACAAGAAGTACCAAATTTATATAGAGATAAAAATATAAATGTTTATCCTACTTTTATTGATAAAAATACTAATTATGAAAAATATGCAAAATTTATTTTTGAAAATATCAACTAA
- the pgsA gene encoding CDP-diacylglycerol--glycerol-3-phosphate 3-phosphatidyltransferase: MNLPNRLTMIRFILAIPFIIFLQYSDSSKYGLIFRLISLVIFVIASLTDFFDGYIARKYNLITDFGKIMDPLADKILVISALVIFVQLEYIPGWMSIIVLAREFLISGIRILAAAKGEIIAAGNLGKYKTTSQMLVVIIALAIGPIGFYISDYFFTITEVLMLIPVILTIWSGWEYTFKAKHYFIEQ, from the coding sequence ATGAATTTACCTAATAGACTTACTATGATTAGATTTATATTGGCAATTCCTTTTATAATATTTTTACAATATTCAGATTCAAGCAAATATGGTTTGATTTTTAGATTAATTTCTCTTGTGATATTTGTAATTGCCTCACTGACAGATTTCTTTGATGGCTATATTGCAAGAAAATATAATTTGATAACTGATTTTGGAAAAATTATGGACCCTCTTGCTGATAAGATACTTGTTATTTCAGCTCTTGTAATATTTGTACAATTGGAGTATATACCAGGTTGGATGTCAATTATTGTCTTAGCTCGTGAATTTTTAATCAGTGGAATAAGAATACTTGCAGCAGCAAAAGGTGAAATTATTGCAGCTGGAAATTTAGGAAAATATAAGACAACAAGCCAAATGCTTGTTGTCATAATTGCTTTAGCAATAGGACCTATTGGTTTTTATATATCTGATTATTTCTTTACTATAACAGAAGTTTTAATGTTGATACCTGTTATTTTAACAATATGGTCAGGTTGGGAATATACTTTCAAAGCAAAACACTATTTTATCGAACAATGA
- a CDS encoding ATP-binding protein — MLIERKQYLNELIKKKDNGRIKIITGIRRCGKSYLLFKLYKDYLLGNGIKKEQIIEMALDEIDNIKYRNPFELNNYIKNKITKNKKYYIFIDEIQFSKAVKNPYIPDSDEKITFVDTLLELMKNENLDIYVTGSNSKMLSKDILTQFRDRGDEIHIYPLSFAEFYDTYKDKNLAWRDYVVFGGMPYILSLETFEKKSTYLKNLFEETYIKDIIERNKIQNSSDILDILLNFISSAIGSLTNPLKLSNRFLSENKINISHNTISKYLSYFEESYILYSVKRYDIKGAKYFTTPLKYYFADIGLRNARLNFRQIEETHIMENIIYNDLIRRGYNVDVGVVEYTQTKENKNRKIQLEVDFVVNRGNIRYYIQSALTLDSQEKRKQELNSLKRIDDSFKKIVIMKDDIIPRYDEQGIYYIGVKDFLLTNSVFEN; from the coding sequence ATGTTAATTGAAAGAAAGCAGTACCTAAATGAATTGATAAAAAAGAAAGATAATGGAAGAATAAAAATCATTACAGGAATAAGAAGATGTGGGAAATCTTATTTATTATTTAAATTATATAAAGATTATTTGTTAGGCAATGGCATAAAAAAAGAACAGATTATTGAAATGGCTCTTGATGAAATAGATAATATCAAATATAGAAATCCCTTTGAATTAAATAATTACATAAAAAATAAAATAACTAAAAATAAGAAATACTATATTTTTATTGATGAAATTCAATTTTCAAAAGCAGTAAAAAATCCATATATTCCTGACTCTGATGAGAAAATAACTTTTGTTGATACTTTACTCGAACTTATGAAAAATGAGAATTTAGATATTTATGTTACAGGTAGTAATTCCAAAATGCTTTCAAAAGATATATTGACTCAATTTAGAGATAGAGGAGATGAAATTCATATATATCCTCTATCATTTGCTGAGTTTTATGATACTTATAAAGATAAAAATTTAGCTTGGCGTGATTATGTAGTATTTGGTGGAATGCCTTATATTTTAAGCTTAGAAACTTTTGAGAAAAAAAGTACTTATTTAAAAAATTTATTTGAAGAAACTTATATTAAGGATATTATTGAAAGAAACAAAATTCAAAATAGTTCAGATATATTAGATATTTTACTAAATTTTATTTCATCAGCAATAGGTTCTCTTACAAATCCACTAAAACTTTCAAATAGATTTTTGTCTGAAAATAAAATAAATATATCTCATAATACCATTTCTAAATATCTTTCTTATTTTGAAGAATCTTATATATTATATAGTGTTAAAAGATATGATATAAAGGGAGCAAAATATTTTACAACACCTCTAAAATATTATTTTGCTGATATTGGACTTAGAAATGCAAGACTTAATTTTAGGCAAATAGAAGAAACACATATTATGGAAAATATAATTTATAATGATTTAATTAGAAGAGGGTATAATGTTGATGTTGGTGTAGTTGAATATACTCAGACAAAAGAAAATAAGAATAGAAAGATACAGTTAGAAGTTGATTTTGTTGTTAATAGAGGTAATATTAGATACTATATACAATCAGCTTTAACATTAGATAGTCAAGAAAAAAGGAAACAGGAACTAAATTCTTTAAAAAGAATTGATGATTCATTCAAAAAAATAGTTATTATGAAAGATGATATTATTCCAAGATATGATGAACAAGGAATCTACTATATTGGTGTTAAAGATTTTCTTTTAACAAATAGTGTATTTGAGAATTAA
- a CDS encoding YggT family protein has product MSLLAYSLITIIDRLSWLLYILIMIRVFLSWVPTNNNFTDLIYNITEPMLKPFKDVLDKYLNIPIDLSPLLFIITIEAIEKILIRLIIVIF; this is encoded by the coding sequence ATGTCACTTTTAGCATATTCGCTTATAACTATAATAGACAGATTAAGCTGGCTTCTTTATATTTTAATAATGATTAGGGTTTTTTTATCTTGGGTTCCAACAAATAATAATTTTACTGACCTTATTTATAATATAACTGAACCTATGTTAAAACCATTTAAAGATGTCTTAGATAAATATTTAAATATACCTATTGATCTTTCTCCTTTGCTTTTTATAATTACTATAGAAGCAATTGAGAAAATTTTAATAAGATTGATTATAGTTATTTTTTAA
- the rsmH gene encoding 16S rRNA (cytosine(1402)-N(4))-methyltransferase RsmH, with amino-acid sequence MEKIGNDYHIPVLYYETLDNLVINPDGIYIDCTLGGGSHSEGILERLSDKGLLISIDQDTNAIEYSKKRLEKFGSKWKVFKGNFENIDTIAYMAGADKVDGILMDIGVSSKQLDDPDRGFSYRYDVKLDMRMNTEQKISAYDVVNTYSEEQLSKIIFEYGEERHARKIAKLIVEERKSSPIEKTSDLITLIKRAYPERASKHPAKKTFQAIRIEVNRELEVLKNAMSKAVELLKVGGRLAIITFHSLEDRIVKNKFKDLATACKCPKDIPICVCGGVKRFEIITKKPIIPIDDELKNNNRAHSSKLRILERILD; translated from the coding sequence ATGGAAAAAATTGGAAATGATTATCATATCCCTGTCTTGTACTATGAAACCTTAGATAATTTAGTTATAAATCCTGATGGTATCTATATAGACTGTACACTTGGTGGTGGAAGTCATTCAGAAGGAATTTTAGAAAGATTATCTGATAAGGGGCTTCTTATATCTATTGACCAAGATACTAATGCAATAGAATATTCTAAAAAGAGGTTAGAAAAATTTGGTTCAAAATGGAAAGTATTTAAGGGAAATTTTGAAAATATTGATACCATTGCCTATATGGCAGGAGCTGATAAAGTTGATGGAATCTTAATGGATATTGGAGTATCTTCTAAACAACTTGATGACCCAGATAGAGGTTTTTCATATAGATATGATGTAAAGTTAGATATGAGAATGAACACAGAGCAAAAAATTTCTGCTTATGATGTTGTAAATACTTATTCAGAGGAGCAACTGTCAAAGATAATTTTTGAATATGGAGAAGAAAGGCATGCTAGAAAAATTGCAAAACTTATAGTTGAAGAAAGAAAATCTTCTCCAATAGAAAAGACTTCTGATTTAATTACTTTAATTAAAAGAGCTTATCCAGAAAGAGCTTCAAAGCACCCAGCTAAAAAGACTTTTCAAGCTATTAGAATTGAAGTAAATAGAGAACTAGAAGTTTTAAAAAATGCTATGTCTAAGGCTGTTGAACTTTTAAAAGTTGGTGGAAGACTAGCCATTATAACTTTCCATTCATTAGAAGATAGAATAGTAAAAAATAAATTTAAAGATTTAGCAACTGCTTGTAAGTGTCCAAAGGACATTCCTATCTGTGTATGTGGTGGAGTTAAAAGATTTGAAATCATCACAAAAAAGCCTATAATACCAATAGATGATGAGCTAAAAAATAATAATAGAGCTCACTCATCAAAACTTAGAATTTTAGAAAGGATACTAGACTAA
- a CDS encoding DUF6429 family protein, with product MDKKTETKKAIKELTILLMYLNRFTDEKDFKTAKDFYAWKGYDFNIINELDDEDFIYQGKYRNKSVYITEKGIEEAKKLLEKYKIKDY from the coding sequence ATGGATAAAAAAACTGAAACTAAAAAAGCAATTAAGGAACTTACTATTCTTCTTATGTATTTAAATCGTTTTACAGATGAAAAGGATTTTAAGACTGCTAAAGATTTTTATGCTTGGAAAGGTTATGATTTTAATATAATTAATGAACTAGATGATGAGGATTTTATTTATCAAGGAAAGTACAGAAATAAATCAGTTTATATTACTGAAAAAGGTATAGAAGAAGCAAAGAAACTTTTAGAAAAATATAAAATTAAAGATTATTAA
- a CDS encoding ISL3 family transposase: MISLSLSNFIKTILNIQDDNISFPEEDYCQIIQKGNYVIKVFKGFLKSNYCSCPHCNSKNIVKNGSRERNIKFIPFQNYNIELNLSIQRHICKDCKKTFSPSTSVAKDNSNISNNLKYAIAQELQENISLTFIAKKYNLSISSVQRIMDECYSDFKVNKDHLPETICIDEFKSVKNIDGAMSFIFADYQTKNIIDIVEDRRLNSLTEYFSRFSLEARNNVKYICMDMYSPYISLVKSIFPESEIVLDKFHIVNLVSRAFNQTRISIMNSLKDDSLKRKLKLFWKLLQKYYPDLCQEPYYCPSFKYKLSTKQKVDYLLEKSPELDVNFNIYQDILQSIRHNNFKRFENIVKKNLAKKEKVSKKMLVALKTFKKYMKHIENMFKSNITNGLIEGLNNKIKSIKRTAFGYSNFSNFKKRILIQAGIISIGA; encoded by the coding sequence GTGATTTCATTGTCTCTATCTAATTTTATCAAAACTATTTTAAATATTCAAGATGATAATATTTCTTTTCCAGAAGAAGATTATTGTCAGATTATTCAAAAAGGTAATTATGTGATTAAAGTTTTTAAAGGTTTTCTTAAATCTAATTATTGTTCTTGTCCTCATTGTAATTCTAAAAATATTGTTAAAAATGGTTCTAGAGAACGTAATATTAAATTTATTCCTTTTCAAAATTACAACATTGAACTTAATCTTAGTATACAAAGACATATCTGTAAAGATTGTAAAAAAACTTTTTCTCCTTCTACTAGTGTTGCTAAAGATAATTCTAATATTTCTAATAACCTTAAATACGCTATTGCGCAAGAACTTCAAGAAAATATTTCTCTTACTTTTATTGCTAAGAAGTACAATCTTTCTATTTCTTCAGTTCAAAGAATTATGGATGAGTGTTACTCTGATTTTAAGGTTAATAAAGACCATTTACCTGAAACTATATGCATTGATGAGTTTAAGTCAGTTAAAAATATTGATGGTGCTATGTCTTTTATCTTTGCTGATTATCAAACTAAAAATATTATTGATATTGTGGAAGATAGAAGATTAAATTCCTTGACAGAATACTTTTCAAGATTTTCACTTGAAGCTAGGAATAATGTAAAATATATCTGTATGGATATGTATTCTCCATATATTAGTTTGGTAAAATCTATTTTTCCTGAGTCTGAGATAGTATTAGATAAATTTCATATTGTTAATCTAGTTAGTAGAGCTTTTAACCAAACTAGAATATCTATTATGAATTCTCTTAAAGATGATTCATTAAAAAGAAAATTAAAACTATTTTGGAAATTACTCCAAAAATATTATCCTGACCTTTGTCAAGAACCATATTATTGTCCAAGCTTTAAATACAAACTTAGTACTAAGCAAAAAGTGGACTATCTTCTAGAAAAGAGTCCTGAATTAGATGTTAATTTTAATATATATCAAGATATTCTTCAATCAATAAGACATAATAACTTTAAAAGATTTGAAAATATTGTAAAGAAAAATTTAGCTAAAAAAGAGAAAGTATCTAAAAAAATGCTAGTAGCTTTAAAGACTTTTAAAAAATATATGAAACACATTGAAAATATGTTTAAGTCAAACATTACAAATGGGTTGATAGAAGGTTTAAACAACAAAATTAAGTCAATAAAGAGAACAGCATTTGGATATTCAAATTTTAGTAATTTTAAAAAGCGCATATTAATTCAAGCAGGAATTATATCAATTGGTGCTTAA